From Salvia splendens isolate huo1 chromosome 16, SspV2, whole genome shotgun sequence, a single genomic window includes:
- the LOC121771251 gene encoding lipid phosphate phosphatase epsilon 2, chloroplastic-like yields the protein MFASLTPISASAYSFPELRNSRGPTTSFSKRLGFSGEFSCRKPVCSDIRRISLCKMRGSRWGRASTTDDGVPAFEQEEAFVNESLTFEDGGVEATINNLSKWLISAILIVFLLWMHDALALWASVGSALNATLSVVLKHLLNHERPVSGLRSDPGMPSSHAQSIGYTITFLAVSLVEMFGVNAFTVTLSGVFAVIGSYFAWLRVSQRLHTVSQVVVGAVVGFTFGFLWFWSWNSFVLNLFTSFLWAKIVISLGSFVFVVSFVFHSYQSWLNDA from the exons ATGTTTGCGAGTTTGACGCCCATTTCAGCTTCTGCTTACTCTTTTCCTGAATTGAGAAATTCTCGAGGCCCCACCACTAGTTTCTCAAAAAGATTGGGGTTTTCAGGGGAATTCAGCTGCAGAAAGCCTGTTTGTAGCGATATTAGGAGAATAAGTCTCTGTAAAATGAGGGGTTCAAGGTGGGGCCGTGCGAGTACAACCGATGATGGCGTTCCTGCTTTTGAACAGGAAGAAGCCTTTGTGAATGAGTCTTTGACTTTTGAAGACGGTGGAGTTGAAGCTACTATCAACAATTTG AGCAAGTGGCTCATCTCGGCGATTCTTATTGTATTCCTTCTCTGGATGCATGATGCACTAGCTTTATGGGCTTCTGTGGGGTCTGCACTCAACGCTACGCTCTCAGTTGTACTTAAGCATTTACTAAACCATGAAAGGCCGGTTTCGGGACTAAGATCAGACCCGGGGATGCCTTCTTCTCATGCGCAGTCTATAGGTTATACCATCACATTTCTCGCTGTTTCAT TGGTGGAGATGTTCGGAGTCAATGCTTTTACAGTCACACTGAGTGGTGTTTTTGCTGTAATCGGCTCTTATTTT GCGTGGCTTCGGGTCTCCCAGCGTCTTCATACAGTTAGCCAAGTGGTCGTGGGAGCAGTCGTTGGATTCACGTTCGGGTTCCTCTGGTTCTGGTCATGGAATAGTTTTGTGCTCAACTTGTTCACATCCTTCTTGTGGGCAAAAATTGTGATCAGTTTGGGTTCCTTTGTATttgttgtttcttttgtttttcacAGTTACCAGTCCTGGCTTAATGATGCATAG